The Terriglobales bacterium genomic interval CGTGTCCTCCGTGTCCTCTGTGGTTGGCTCTTCTCTTGGCAGCACCTCGAAGACCGCGTCCAGCAGCTCCGGGATCCCTCGCCCGCTCTCCGCCGCGACCGGGAAGACGTTCTCGATGCCGATCTGGCGGAAATTCTCGGCCTCAGCCTCCTGCTTGTCGGAATCGACCTTGTTGACCGCGAGGAAGAGCGGCTTGCCCAGGCGCATCAGCAGGCGCGAGAGCTCGAAATCGGGCGCCGCCAGCTCGGTGCGGGCGTCCACCACCATCACGATGGCGTCCGCCTCTTCCAGCGCCACTCGTGCCTGGCGGAAGATCTCCGAGGGGATGTGCTCCTTGTCCTCGGGAATGATGCCGCCGGTGTCGATGACGCGCGCGTAGCGTCCGCCCCATTCGAGCTGGCCGTAGAGGCGGTCGCGGGTGATGCCGGGCTCGTCGCCGACGATGGCCCGCCGCCGCCCGATCAGCCGGTTGAAAAGCGTGGACTTGCCCACGTTCGGCCGGCCGACGATGGCGATGGTAGGGAACTTCGACTTCGTTTCCACACCGAAATGTGTGCGTGTTGGCACTATTCCTGCAGAACCTTGCCTTCCTTGACAAGACTTATGACGTAGTCGAAATCGCGGTCGTGGGTTTCTCTATCTGCACGCCTAAGCCAGAAGTCGGGCCGAAGTGGTAGCGGACGATGGTCTCGATACCTAAGCAACCAGGGCAGGACCCGCTTACCGCGCTGAGTGAGATTGATTGTGAGCTCCTCGTGGTTGTGTTCGCCGATGTAATAGTCCAGCAGAATTACGACCGCCTGATCGCCAGCTGCGCTGTTGTCTTTCATTGCTCTTTCGAGCAAGGGCTCCGACTTTACCCACCCGGCATCAGTGTCGTCCCATACGATGAGGACCGGCTCGACGAGAGCAGCTGTGTCGCTGCCCACTTGCCTATGTGCGATCACCGTGGTGACAATCGCTGCTACAGCCACCGCAATCAGCAAAAGACCGGCGATTTCGCCCACCCTTTTCATCGGAAAACTCGTCCCGCAGCTATTATAAGGACACACCGTGTCCGCCTCGCCGCAGCCCGCGACTTCGACCCAAAGCTCGCTCTACGCCTTCTTCGGCCCGGGCGGGGTGCTGTCGCGCACCCATCCGGCATACGAGTTCCGGCGCGGGCAGCTGCAGATGGCGGAAGCGGTCGAGCAGGCGCTGGCCGACAAGCGTCACTTGATCGTCGAGGCCGGCACCGGGACCGGTAAGACCCTGGCTTACCTGCTGCCGGTGCTGCGCTCGGGCAAGCGCGTCATCATCTCCACCGGCACCAAGACCCTGCAAGAGCAGCTCTTCTACAAGGACGTTCCTTTCCTCGAGCGCGCGCTGTTCCCCAACGGCGAGGGCAAGCTCAACGTCTGCTACATGAAGGGGCGCAACAACTATCTCTGCCGGCAGAAGGTCTATGACCTCAAGACCGCTCCCATCCTGAACGGGCTCGACGAGGTGGAGCACTTCCGCATTATCGAGGAGTGGGAGAAGACCACCGAGAACGGCGACCGCGCCGAACTCGGCCAGATCCCCGAGTCGAGCCTGCTTTGGCACAAACTGGACGCGCGCATCGAGGCCTGCACCAGCCAGAAGTGCCCGCAATGGGAGCGCTGCTTCATCACTGAGATGCGGCGGCGGGCGTGGGAGTCGGACATCGTCATCATCAACCACCACCTCTTCTTCGCCGACCTCGCCATCAAACAGGCCGCGGAGGGCGGCGATGGGGGCGTGCTGCCGGATTTTGCCGCCGTCATCTTCGACGAAGCCCATGAGCTGGAGGACGTGGCCTCGAGCTACTTCGGGGTGAGCGTCTCCGACCTGCGCTTCGGCGAGCTGGTGCGCGACCTGGAGCGCACGCTGCGCCCCAAGGGCGTGCTCAGCACCACCTTGCAGGGCGCGGCAGCAAGCCTGCGGGAGCGGGCGCAGTTCTTCTTCGCCCTGATCCCCGCGGGCGAGGGCCGCTTCGCCTTCGAGAACCGCCGCGAATTCTTGGAAGAGAATGGCGAAGAGTATCTCGGGCTGATGAACGCCATCACCCGGCTCGCAACCGGACTGCAAGCCATCAAGGAGAAACCTGAAGAGGTTCACACCTTCATCCGTCGCTGCGAGGAATTGAAGATGCAGCTCGGCTTTGTGATGGAGGAGGAGAACCGCAACACCGTCTTCTGGATCGAGCGCCGGGGCGAGAAGCGGCGCGGGCGTTCGCATGTCTTCCTGCAGGCCACGCCGATCGACGTGTCCGGGATCCTGAAGCAGACGCTGTTCGAGAATGTCGAGACCGCGGTGCTGACTTCGGCGACGCTGGCGGTCTCCGGCGGCTACGAGTACATCCGCCAGCGGCTCGGAGTGCAGCACGCCCGCGAGCTGGTGGTGCCGTCGCACTTCGACTACGCCAACCAGGCGATCCTGTACGTACCACCCAACCTCCCCGATCCGCGCACGCCCGAGTTCACCTACCGCGCCGCCGAGACCATTCGGCGGCTGCTGGAGATCACGCAGGGGCGCGCCTTTTGCCTGTTCACCAGCTACAACCAGATGCACGAGATCTTCAACCGGCTGGAGGGCGAGCTCGAGTACCCGATGCTGCTGCAAGGCACCGCGCCCAAGAACGCGCTGCTGGAGGAGTTCCGCCTGACGCCCAATGCGGTGCTGTTCGCGACCGCGTCGTTCTGGCAGGGCGTGGACGTGCAGGGCGAGCAGCTCAGTTGCGTCATCATCGACCGCCTGCCCTTCGCCGTGCCGTCTGACCCGGTGGTCGCGGCGCGGGTGCGGGCCATCGACGAGGACGGCGGCAACGCCTTCTTCCAGTACCAGGTGCCGTCCGCGGTCATCACCCTGAAGCAGGGTTTTGGCCGGCTGATCCGCTCGCTGCACGACCGCGGCCTGCTCTGCCTGCTCGACAACCGCATCCTGAAGAAGCAGTACGGGCGGGTATTCTTGGAGAGCCTGCCGCCCTACCGGCAGACGACGGATGTCGCCGACGTGGAGCGCTTCTTCGGGGTTCGGTGATGATTGCGACGGTGGCAAGAAGCCTCGCGTTGGGGGTTGCTGCGGTCGTGTGCCTGTTCCTGGCTGTTCTCGGGTTCGTTGTTATCGCGGGTTGGCTCGGCACCCGCCGATATCACGGCGAAGGTGCCGTTGGATGGGACCCGGTGTCAATGGTCGCGAATTGGACGGGGGTTTCTCCGCAAGTAGCGATGAAGATCATCGTCGCAACTCCTTTTGTGGTGTTCGGCAGTGCATTCATATTCGGCCTCATCTTCTTCGCCCGTTCCCATTAACGAAACCGGCATTTTCCCTGCCTCGCGCTACAATAGTGCGTTCCGTCCGCCCCGCCGTGCTCTCCTGACGGCTGAGCGCTGACGGCTGAAGGCCATGTTCCAAGTCACCGTCGAAGACACGTTCGCCGCCGGCCACTTCCTGCGCAATTACAAGGGGAAGTGCGAGAACCCGCACGGCCACAACTACAAGGTGCGCGTCACCCTGGAGGGCCAGGACCTGGACAAGGCCGGCCTGTTGCTCGACTTCAAGGACCTGAAGGACGTGATGAAGCACGTCATCGAGCGGCTCGACCACCAGATGATCAACGACATCGAGCCCTTCACCGTCCTGAATCCCTCGGCCGAGAACCTGGCGAAATACTTCTACGACGAGACCAACGCCAGGCTGAAGGTGACCACCAACGGGCGGGTGCGCGTGCGCGACGTAACCGTCTTCGAGACGGACACGACCACGGCAACGTATTTTGAGTAGCCAGGAGCCGGTAGTCCGGAGTCAGCGCCTCATGTTCTTGCTGACGACCGACGACCGACGGCCGACGACCTGATGCAGATCACCGAGATCTACAAGTCGATCCAGGGCGAATCCAGCTTCGCGGGGATGCCGTGCGTGTTCGTCCGGCTCACCATCTGCAACCTGCGCTGCACCTGGTGCGACTCCGAGTTCACCTTCACCGGCGGCAAGAAGATGACGGCGGAAGAGGTCGAGGCCGAGGTGCGGAGACTCGCGCCCGCGGGCGGGCTGGTCGAGATCACCGGCGGCGAACCCATGCTGCAGGACAAGGAAGTGGTTCCGTTCATGCAGCGCCTGCTCGATCTCGGCTACAAGGTGCTGCTGGAGACCAGCGGCGAGCGGCCGCTGGCCGAGGTCCCCGCCAGCGTCGTCAAGATCATGGACGTGAAGTGCCCCGGCTCGGGGGAGGGCGCTTCCTTCCGCATGGACAACCTGGACGCGCTCATGCCGCGCGACGAGGTGAAGTTCGTCATCGCCGACCGGCGCGATTATGAGTTCGCCCGCGACTTCGTGGACAAGCACGGGCTTACCGGGCGGGTCGGCAACGTCATCTTCTCTCCCGCGTTCAAGAAGGATGCTGCCGGGGCGCGGGATGCCGCGCAATGCATGCTCGATCCCCGGGAGCTCGCGGGCTGGATCCTGGCGGACGACCTCGATGTCCGGCTCGGACTGCAGATGCACAAGTTCATCTGGCAGCCGGAAACCCGCGGAGTCTAGGGTGGGCGGTCCTTCAGGCCGGAAACGACATCTAAATAGGTAGCGACCGAGATGACAATCGGCGAGCGGCGACGGGCCGTGGTCTTGATGAGCGGAGGCATGGACTCCTGCGTCTGTGGCGCCCTGGCCGCGCGCGATTACGATGCCGCCGCGGTGCACGTCAGCTACGGCCAGCGGACCGAAGCCCGGGAGCGGCAAGCGTTCGAGGGCGTCTGCGACCGGCTCGGCATCCGCGACCGGCTGCTGGTGCGCAATGAAGCCCTGCGGGCCATCGGAGGATCGGCACTGACAGACGCGAGGATCGCCGTGCCCGAGGCCGGGACCCAGGCCGGGCGCAACATCCCGGTCACCTATGTCCCGTTCCGCAACGCCCACCTGCTGGCGGTGGCGGTGAGCTGGGCAGAAGTGTTGGCCGCCGACAAGGTGTTCATCGGCGCCGTGGAGCAGGACAGCTCCGGATACCCGGATTGCCGGCCGGAGTTCTACCGCGCGTACAACGAAGTGGTGCGCGCCGGGACCCGGGAGGGGAAGATCTACATCGTGGCCCCGCTGATCGGCATGCGCAAATCGCAGATCGTGCGGCTCGGTGTGGAACTGCAAGCTCCGTTCGATTTAACATGGAGTTGCTATAGCCGCGAGGACGCCGCTTGCGGGGTCTGTGACAGTTGCGTGTTGCGCTTGCGGGCTTTCGAGGCCGCGGGCGTCCCGGATCCCATCGCGTACGCCCCCGGCCGCACTTCTACGACGCATTCATAGCCCTGGAGGGCTTGCATCCATGACAAAACGTATGTTGATTGCGCTGCTCGCTGCCGCCGTCTCGCTCAGCGCGGTCTCGGCGCTGGCCCAGGCAAACTCCGGAGAGGTGAAGGGAAAAGTGATAGACGATAAGGGCAAACCCCTCGCCTCCGGCACGATCCGCATGACCGGCCCCGATGGGAAGAAGATCGAAGTCCACGTCAAGGACGGCGAGTGGGTGAAGACCGGGCTTCCCGTGGGCAGATACAAGGTCGAGCTGGTGGTCGCTCGCGAGCTGCGCTGGCAGGGCGAAGGTGACGTGCTGGCCGGACAGACCGTCCAGATGAATATTGACCTCGCCGCCGGCGCTGCGATGTCCAAACTGAGCCCGGAGGAGCAGAAGAAGATCCAGCAGGCGGAGGAGGAGAAGAGGAAGAAGGTCGAGGCGGAGCGGTCCAAGATCAAGAACCTGAATGCCATGCTGGCGCAAGGCAAGGAGATGGTGGATGCCGGCAACTTCGACGGCGCCATCGGGATCTATCAGGACGCCGTGAAGGCCGATCCCTCCCGCGACCTGCTTTGGGCGAACCTGGGCGGGGCCTACATGGGTAAGGCGAAGAAGACCACCGACAGCGCCGAGAAGAAACAAGTCGCTCAGCAAGGCGCCGATGCGCTGAAGAAGGCAGTCGAGATCAAGCCTTCCGACGCCGCCTACCACAACAATCTCGCTCAGGCCTACAACCTGCAGGGCGATCTTGAAAGCGCCATCAAGGAGTACCAGCAGGCGGCGCAAATCGACCCCCTCAATGCCGGCCAGTACTACTTCAACCTCGGGGCGGTGTACACGAATGCGGGCAAGGTGGACGAGGCCCTTGCGGCGTTCGAGAAGACCATCGCTGCCGACCCGAACAACGCCCCGGCCTATTACTGGAAGGGCGTCAATCTGCTGGCCAAGGCCACCATCGACCCCAAGACCAACAAGATGTTGACGCCTCCGGGAACGGCCGAAGCCTTCAATAAGTATCTGGAGCTGGCGCCGGACGGCCAGCTGGCGCAGCCGGCGAAAGACATGCTCACGTCCATTGGGGCTTCGGTGGAAACCAGCTACAAGAAGACGGGCACTAAGAAGAAGTGATCTCCTGCCCATGAGCCTTGCGGGCGGCCTCGGCCGCCCGCTTTGCTTTGCCGGCGACTGGCGACTGCCGACGGACGGCTGCTATCCTTCCCGCCATGTCGTCTCCCGTCCAACCCGGCCGGGTGCTTCCCTTCGCCGACGCCCGTCATGCGGTGGAACGGCACGCCCGTGCCCTTCAAGTATCCGACACCGAGGCTTTGCCGCTGGTGAATGCGGCGGGCCGGGTATTGGCCGAGGCCATCACCGCCGATCGTGACCTGCCTCCCTTCCCCCGGGCCACGCGCGACGGCTTTGCCGTCCGCTCGCAGGATGTGGCCAAGGTCCCGGCGCGGCTCCGGATCGTGGCCGAGATCAAAGCCGGCGACAGTGCGGGCCACGCCATCGCCGCCGGCGAGTGCGCCGAGATCATGACCGGCGCCCCAGCCCCGCCCGGCGCCGATGCGGTGGTCATGGTGGAGTACACGTCCCGTTCCGGCGACATGGCGGAGCTCCAGCGGAGCGCCGAGCCGGGCCAGAACATCGTTCCCGCGGGCAGCGAAGCGAAGGCCGGAGCGGAGTTGGTTGCCGCGGGCACCCGCATCCGCTATCCGCAGGTTGCGGTGGCGTCGGCGGTGGGGAAATCTTGGCTGACCGTGTACAAGCGACCGCGGGTCGCCGTGCTTTCCACCGGGGATGAGGTCGTGGCCATCGGCCGGGCCCCCGGACCGGCACAGATCCGCAACTCCAATTCCTACTCACTCTCGGCACAACTGGAGGAAGCCGGGGCGATCCCGGAACGGCTGCCGATCGCGCCCGATGTGGCCGCCCGCCTGCGCGAACTCATCGCCGAAGGCCTGCGCACCGACCTGCTGCTGATGACCGGCGGCGTCTCCATGGGCAAGTACGACCTGGTGGAGCAGGTGCTGGCCGAGTTCGGCGCCGAGTTCATCTTTACCGGCGCGGAGATCCAGCCCGGACGGCCGGTGGTCTTCGGGCGCGCCGGCAAGACCTACTTCTTCGGGCTGCCGGGCAATCCGATCTCCACCATGGTGACCTTCGACCTGTTCGTCCGCCCGCTGCTTGACGCGCTGTCCGGGGCGCCCCCGGCTCCCCTGTTCTTCCTGCAGGCGAGGTTGAAGTCCGAGGTCAGGACCAAGACCGGCCTCACCCGCTTCCTGCCCGCCCTGCTCACTGGCGAGTTCGAGGGCGCGGAGGTGGAGGCGGTACACTGGCAGGGCTCGGGGGACATCGCGGCCAACGCCCGCGCCAACTGTTACCTTGTAGTGCCGCCCGACCGCGAGCACCTCGCTGCCGGCGAGATGGTCAGCATCCTTCCGCGATAGAGACGCCCTGACAGGAGTCTCTACACCAACTCTTCCCTGCTACACTGCGTTCGTGGACGCAGAGGACCAACTTGGGCTCAGCTTCGAGATCGCCAGGACGAGGCGCATCTGGGCGGTGCGCGACCTGATCACCGCGGTGCGCACCACCCTGGAGCGCGAGTACACCGACGTCTGGGTCGAGGGCGAGATCTCGAACTTCAAGCCTGCCGACTCCGGGCATCTCTACTTCACGCTGAAGGACGGCGACTCGCAACTCCGCGGGGTGATGTTCAAGTCGTCGGCGCGGCTGCTGCGCTTCCGGTTGGAGAACGGCCTGCAAGTGATCGCGCGCGGGCGCATCACGGTGTACGAAGCGCGCGGCGAGCTGCAATTGCTGGCTGAATACCTGGAGCCCAAGGGCGCCGGCGCCCTCCAGGTGGCCTTCGAGCAACTGAAGGCCAAGCTCCAAGCGGAAGGTTTGTTCGACCAGGAGCGCAAGCGTCCCATCCCGGCGCTGCCCCGGCGGATCGGCGTGGTGACCTCGCCGCGCGGTGCGGCCATCCAGGACATCCTCAACATCCTCCGCCGGCGCCACGAGTCGGTGAACATCCTCATCTTTCCGGCGCAGGTGCAGGGCGAGGCCGCGCCCGCCGAGGTCGCCGCCGGCATCGAGTACTTCAGCCGCGCCAGGAATGTGGATGTGATCATCGTGGCCCGGGGTGGCGGCTCGGTGGAGGACTTGGCCGCTTTCAACGACGAAGGGCTGGCCCGGGCCATCGCCGCCTCCAAGCTTCCGGTCATCTCCGCCGTGGGCCACGAGACCGACTTCACCATCGCCGACTTCGTCGCCGACCTGCGCGCGCCCACTCCCTCGGCGGCCGCCGAACTGGTCATCCAGGCCAAGCACGACCTCGAGGAAACCGTCGGCTCGCTGCATCGCCGGCTCGGGCATGCCGCGCGCTACCGGCTGCTGCTGGCGCGCCAGAATCTGACGGAGCTGGCGCAGCACGGAGCGATGGCGCGCATGCAGGAGCTGATCGCGCGCCGGCAGCAGCGGGTGGATGAGCTGGTGTTCGCCCTCAGCGAACGGCAGCGTGCGTCGCTGCAGCGGTTCCGCTCCCGGCTGGACGTGGCCGCCGCCCGTGTCCGCCACTTCGACCTGCGCCGGCAACTGGCGTCGCTGCGCCGCGATATTGCCGCCCGCCTGGCGGAACTAGGGGCAGCCGCCCAGAAGCACATGCTCCGCTACCGCGTGCGGCTGGAAAAGACCACGGCACGGCTGGACGAGCTCTCCCCGGTGAAGATCCTCGACCGCGGCTACGCCCTGGTCTTTGACGCCGCCGGCAACCTGATCAAGGACGCCGCCCAGGTGAAGCCGGGCGACGACATCCGCGCCCGCGTGGCCCGCGGCGAGATCGCGGCCAAGGTCAAGTAGAGCAAGCTGGGCTACAATATTCCTCTCAGCGGACGCGGTTTCTCGCAGGAATGGCCTGAAAGGACTCAGTCTTGACCACGCACATCTGGGGGCGGACGATAGAAGTGTCGGCGCTGTCGGTGCTCGACATCGTCATCGTCGCGCTGCTGATCTACGAACTCCTGGTGCTCATCAAGGGCACCCGGGCTTCCCAGATGCTGGTCGGGGTCGGCGTTCTGATCATCGCCTACTACCTGGCGCGGTTCGGCGAGCTGCGCACCCTGAACTGGCTGATCTCCAACACCCTGCCCTACGCCATCTTCGCCCTGATCGTGGTGTTCCAGGCGGAGATCCGCCAGGCGCTGGCCAAGATGGGCCGCAAGCTCACCTTCGCCACCGGCACCACCCGCGGGGGCAGCAGTTCCTACGAGGACGTGGTGCTGGCCGCCAGCCTCTTCGCCCAGAACCAGACCGGGGCGCTGATCGTCATCGAGCGCGACATCGGGCTGCGTGGCTACATCGAGAGCGGCGTGCCGCTGGACGCCCGGCTCACCTACGATCTGCTGGCCACCCTCTTCCGTCCCAGCGCGCCTCTGCACGACGGCGCCGTCATCATCCAGAAAGACCGGGTCGCGGCCGCCGCCTGTTTCCTGCCGCTCTCCATGAACCCCGTGCTCTCGACCCAGCTGGGCACAAGGCATCGGGCCGGCATCGGCATCACCGAGGAGACCGATGCGGTGGCGGTGGTCGTCTCCGAGGAAACCGGCTCCATCAGCCTGGCGTTGGCCGGTCACATCGAACGCGACATCACGGTCGAATACCTGCGCGAGCGGCTCAGCGAGCTATTGCAGGCCTATGTGCCCGCCGCCGCGCTGCCCACGCCCATCGTCAGCGCCAGTGAGTTGGCAGAGGCGAACGGGACGGCGCGGCCTCATCCCTCGCGCCCGGAGGGCGAACGGTGATCGGCTGGTTCCAGCGCTGGGTGCTGCACAACATCTCGCTCAAGCTGATCGCCCTGCTCAGCGCCGTGCTGCTTTGGACAGCGGTGTCGCGGGAGCCGGTCATCGAGGTCGGCTTCAACGTACCTGTCGAATTCCATCAGGTGCCGGAGGACCTGGAGATCACCACCGAAGTCGTGCCCCAGGCGCAGGTGCGCTTGCGGGGCCCTTCACGGCGGCTGCGCGAATTGACCGCGGCTGACCTGCACGTCGTGGTGGACCTGGGCAGCATCCGCCCCGGTGAGCGCACTTTCGATCTCACCGCCACCCAAGTCCGGGTTCCCTTCGGGGTGGAGGTGATGCAGATCGTCCCTGCTCACATCCGCCTGACTTTTGACCGGCGCAGCAGCCGGATGGTGCCGGTGCATCCCCGGGTCACGGGCAGCTTCCCCACCGGCTTCGGGGTCGTGAACATCAAGGCCGAGCCGGCCGAAATCGCGATCATCGGCCCGGAACGGCGGGTGGCCGGGGTGGACGCCGCCCTCACCGACCCCATCGATGCCACCGGAGTGGTGGGCAGCGCCAGCTTCACCACCAACGCCTACGTGGCCGATCCGCTGGTGCGCGAGGTGCGCCCGATTCCTATCCGCGTCACCGTGGTGACTGCGAGAACGCGATGAGCACAGGAAGCCGCATGCAGCCTGGCAAGGAACGCAAGCTCTTCGGCACCGATGGCATCCGCGGCGTGGCCGGCGCCTTCCCTCTGGACACCGAGACCGTGTTCGCCATCGGCCGCGCCTTGGGCCACCACCTGGGCGCGAACGCCCGCGTCATCATGGGCCAGGACACCCGCGAGTCCAGCCGCTGGATCGCCGATGAGGTCGCCGCCGGACTCCTCTCCGCCGGGGCCCAGGTGCGCAGCGCGGGCGTCATCACCACTCCCGGCATTGCCTACCTGGCGCGCGCGCAGAGATTCTCTGCCGGCATCGTGATCTCCGCCTCCCACAATCCCTGGACCGACAACGGCATCAAGGTCTTCGGGGGCGACGGTTACAAGCTGGCCGACGAGGTCGAACTGGCGGTCGAGCACGAGATCTTCAAGCTGCTCGCCGATACCGACCGCAGCAGCGACATCGAACCCTCCGATCCGGCCCAGGCCATGCTTCCCGGAGAAGCTGCGCTGCGCCATGCGTACATCCAATGGGTGGTGGCGAACGTGGATCGCTCGAACATGCGCGGGTTGAGCGTGGAAGTGGACTGCGCCAA includes:
- the glp gene encoding gephyrin-like molybdotransferase Glp, whose translation is MSSPVQPGRVLPFADARHAVERHARALQVSDTEALPLVNAAGRVLAEAITADRDLPPFPRATRDGFAVRSQDVAKVPARLRIVAEIKAGDSAGHAIAAGECAEIMTGAPAPPGADAVVMVEYTSRSGDMAELQRSAEPGQNIVPAGSEAKAGAELVAAGTRIRYPQVAVASAVGKSWLTVYKRPRVAVLSTGDEVVAIGRAPGPAQIRNSNSYSLSAQLEEAGAIPERLPIAPDVAARLRELIAEGLRTDLLLMTGGVSMGKYDLVEQVLAEFGAEFIFTGAEIQPGRPVVFGRAGKTYFFGLPGNPISTMVTFDLFVRPLLDALSGAPPAPLFFLQARLKSEVRTKTGLTRFLPALLTGEFEGAEVEAVHWQGSGDIAANARANCYLVVPPDREHLAAGEMVSILPR
- a CDS encoding CdaR family protein produces the protein MIGWFQRWVLHNISLKLIALLSAVLLWTAVSREPVIEVGFNVPVEFHQVPEDLEITTEVVPQAQVRLRGPSRRLRELTAADLHVVVDLGSIRPGERTFDLTATQVRVPFGVEVMQIVPAHIRLTFDRRSSRMVPVHPRVTGSFPTGFGVVNIKAEPAEIAIIGPERRVAGVDAALTDPIDATGVVGSASFTTNAYVADPLVREVRPIPIRVTVVTARTR
- a CDS encoding radical SAM protein, yielding MQITEIYKSIQGESSFAGMPCVFVRLTICNLRCTWCDSEFTFTGGKKMTAEEVEAEVRRLAPAGGLVEITGGEPMLQDKEVVPFMQRLLDLGYKVLLETSGERPLAEVPASVVKIMDVKCPGSGEGASFRMDNLDALMPRDEVKFVIADRRDYEFARDFVDKHGLTGRVGNVIFSPAFKKDAAGARDAAQCMLDPRELAGWILADDLDVRLGLQMHKFIWQPETRGV
- a CDS encoding tetratricopeptide repeat protein, whose amino-acid sequence is MTKRMLIALLAAAVSLSAVSALAQANSGEVKGKVIDDKGKPLASGTIRMTGPDGKKIEVHVKDGEWVKTGLPVGRYKVELVVARELRWQGEGDVLAGQTVQMNIDLAAGAAMSKLSPEEQKKIQQAEEEKRKKVEAERSKIKNLNAMLAQGKEMVDAGNFDGAIGIYQDAVKADPSRDLLWANLGGAYMGKAKKTTDSAEKKQVAQQGADALKKAVEIKPSDAAYHNNLAQAYNLQGDLESAIKEYQQAAQIDPLNAGQYYFNLGAVYTNAGKVDEALAAFEKTIAADPNNAPAYYWKGVNLLAKATIDPKTNKMLTPPGTAEAFNKYLELAPDGQLAQPAKDMLTSIGASVETSYKKTGTKKK
- the cdaA gene encoding diadenylate cyclase CdaA — its product is MTTHIWGRTIEVSALSVLDIVIVALLIYELLVLIKGTRASQMLVGVGVLIIAYYLARFGELRTLNWLISNTLPYAIFALIVVFQAEIRQALAKMGRKLTFATGTTRGGSSSYEDVVLAASLFAQNQTGALIVIERDIGLRGYIESGVPLDARLTYDLLATLFRPSAPLHDGAVIIQKDRVAAAACFLPLSMNPVLSTQLGTRHRAGIGITEETDAVAVVVSEETGSISLALAGHIERDITVEYLRERLSELLQAYVPAAALPTPIVSASELAEANGTARPHPSRPEGER
- the xseA gene encoding exodeoxyribonuclease VII large subunit produces the protein MDAEDQLGLSFEIARTRRIWAVRDLITAVRTTLEREYTDVWVEGEISNFKPADSGHLYFTLKDGDSQLRGVMFKSSARLLRFRLENGLQVIARGRITVYEARGELQLLAEYLEPKGAGALQVAFEQLKAKLQAEGLFDQERKRPIPALPRRIGVVTSPRGAAIQDILNILRRRHESVNILIFPAQVQGEAAPAEVAAGIEYFSRARNVDVIIVARGGGSVEDLAAFNDEGLARAIAASKLPVISAVGHETDFTIADFVADLRAPTPSAAAELVIQAKHDLEETVGSLHRRLGHAARYRLLLARQNLTELAQHGAMARMQELIARRQQRVDELVFALSERQRASLQRFRSRLDVAAARVRHFDLRRQLASLRRDIAARLAELGAAAQKHMLRYRVRLEKTTARLDELSPVKILDRGYALVFDAAGNLIKDAAQVKPGDDIRARVARGEIAAKVK
- the queC gene encoding 7-cyano-7-deazaguanine synthase QueC, coding for MTIGERRRAVVLMSGGMDSCVCGALAARDYDAAAVHVSYGQRTEARERQAFEGVCDRLGIRDRLLVRNEALRAIGGSALTDARIAVPEAGTQAGRNIPVTYVPFRNAHLLAVAVSWAEVLAADKVFIGAVEQDSSGYPDCRPEFYRAYNEVVRAGTREGKIYIVAPLIGMRKSQIVRLGVELQAPFDLTWSCYSREDAACGVCDSCVLRLRAFEAAGVPDPIAYAPGRTSTTHS
- a CDS encoding ATP-dependent DNA helicase, producing MSASPQPATSTQSSLYAFFGPGGVLSRTHPAYEFRRGQLQMAEAVEQALADKRHLIVEAGTGTGKTLAYLLPVLRSGKRVIISTGTKTLQEQLFYKDVPFLERALFPNGEGKLNVCYMKGRNNYLCRQKVYDLKTAPILNGLDEVEHFRIIEEWEKTTENGDRAELGQIPESSLLWHKLDARIEACTSQKCPQWERCFITEMRRRAWESDIVIINHHLFFADLAIKQAAEGGDGGVLPDFAAVIFDEAHELEDVASSYFGVSVSDLRFGELVRDLERTLRPKGVLSTTLQGAAASLRERAQFFFALIPAGEGRFAFENRREFLEENGEEYLGLMNAITRLATGLQAIKEKPEEVHTFIRRCEELKMQLGFVMEEENRNTVFWIERRGEKRRGRSHVFLQATPIDVSGILKQTLFENVETAVLTSATLAVSGGYEYIRQRLGVQHARELVVPSHFDYANQAILYVPPNLPDPRTPEFTYRAAETIRRLLEITQGRAFCLFTSYNQMHEIFNRLEGELEYPMLLQGTAPKNALLEEFRLTPNAVLFATASFWQGVDVQGEQLSCVIIDRLPFAVPSDPVVAARVRAIDEDGGNAFFQYQVPSAVITLKQGFGRLIRSLHDRGLLCLLDNRILKKQYGRVFLESLPPYRQTTDVADVERFFGVR
- the queD gene encoding 6-carboxytetrahydropterin synthase QueD translates to MFQVTVEDTFAAGHFLRNYKGKCENPHGHNYKVRVTLEGQDLDKAGLLLDFKDLKDVMKHVIERLDHQMINDIEPFTVLNPSAENLAKYFYDETNARLKVTTNGRVRVRDVTVFETDTTTATYFE